A genomic segment from Candidatus Hydrogenedentota bacterium encodes:
- a CDS encoding YihY family inner membrane protein, with product MIGKVQRAFDALKRGRRFVTHDVWYIGRPGEGVPHGFVIKQVRVLILLVRNLLQGAFLMRAAALTFTSLLSVVPCVAILFIVIQKLNLGYHAVDFVTELASRVEVSEQDPGNPTPQPLLSLDLNEEVSRRNEEVIRRLLRLMFADVRPVNVAAAAGSNEDLTDPIEVLMKFAKDVSKTWQGANSRTVIALSGFVLVTVFGMMWNIESAFNSIWGVRRTRSWYRIFSDYLLIMLLIPFVVAAVLGFMIAMQSPADRRYSVDLALRTLPYLSIWAIFTLVYVIVPNTKVKWRYALLGGIIGGTLWCLGSLAYVNLQIGVTRNSLIYSSFALFPLLMTWIYVSWIIVLFGAELTFACQNERTFAMERLAQGASHAYREAVGLRAMVEVSRRFDEGLPGMATEDAAREWNVPTRVINETMNQLEEAGLVCARATEPITYAPARSLDKITVGDVVNALREAGREPSALREDESLRPLLAEIEGRGSRLMTASLDTFVRRFYPQHEAIEVVVSDSKELPSPE from the coding sequence ATGATCGGGAAAGTGCAGCGCGCGTTCGATGCATTGAAGCGCGGCCGCCGGTTTGTCACGCACGACGTGTGGTACATCGGCCGCCCGGGCGAGGGGGTCCCCCACGGCTTCGTGATCAAACAGGTGCGCGTCCTCATTCTCCTCGTGCGCAACCTGCTGCAGGGCGCGTTCCTCATGCGCGCGGCCGCGCTCACATTCACGTCGTTACTGTCCGTTGTTCCCTGCGTCGCGATCCTGTTCATCGTTATTCAAAAGCTCAATCTCGGCTATCACGCCGTCGACTTCGTCACGGAGCTCGCCTCGCGGGTAGAAGTCTCGGAGCAGGACCCGGGCAATCCCACTCCGCAGCCCTTGCTCTCACTTGATTTGAACGAGGAAGTCAGCCGGCGCAACGAAGAGGTCATCCGCAGACTGTTGCGCTTGATGTTTGCAGATGTCCGCCCCGTTAACGTCGCGGCGGCTGCCGGTTCGAACGAAGACTTGACCGACCCGATCGAAGTCCTGATGAAGTTCGCAAAAGACGTATCCAAGACGTGGCAGGGCGCCAATTCCCGGACCGTAATCGCGTTGAGCGGCTTTGTGCTTGTTACCGTTTTTGGAATGATGTGGAATATCGAGTCCGCCTTTAACTCCATCTGGGGCGTGCGGCGCACGCGCTCGTGGTATCGCATTTTCAGCGACTACCTTCTAATCATGCTGCTCATACCGTTTGTCGTTGCGGCCGTGCTGGGCTTCATGATTGCGATGCAAAGCCCGGCCGACCGGCGCTATTCCGTCGATCTCGCGTTGCGCACTCTGCCGTATCTCTCGATTTGGGCAATCTTCACGTTGGTTTACGTAATCGTGCCGAACACCAAAGTGAAATGGCGGTACGCGCTGCTCGGTGGGATCATTGGCGGGACGCTTTGGTGCCTGGGTTCATTGGCGTACGTCAATCTGCAGATTGGCGTGACGCGGAACAGTCTCATTTACTCGAGCTTTGCGTTGTTCCCACTGTTAATGACATGGATTTACGTGAGCTGGATCATCGTGCTGTTCGGCGCAGAACTCACATTTGCCTGCCAAAACGAGCGCACGTTTGCCATGGAACGCCTCGCGCAGGGTGCGAGCCATGCCTACCGCGAAGCGGTCGGGCTCCGCGCAATGGTCGAGGTCAGCCGCCGGTTCGACGAGGGGCTGCCCGGCATGGCGACCGAGGATGCCGCGCGCGAGTGGAACGTGCCCACCCGCGTCATCAACGAGACGATGAATCAACTTGAGGAGGCGGGCCTCGTCTGCGCGCGCGCGACGGAGCCCATTACCTACGCGCCCGCGCGGTCGCTGGACAAGATCACCGTCGGCGACGTCGTGAACGCGCTGCGCGAGGCGGGCAGGGAACCGTCCGCGCTTCGCGAGGATGAATCGCTGCGCCCGCTGCTGGCCGAAATCGAAGGGCGCGGCAGTCGACTGATGACCGCGTCGCTGGATACCTTTGTGCGGCGATTCTATCCGCAGCACGAGGCGATTGAAGTTGTCGTGTCTGATTCGAAGGAGCTTCCGTCGCCCGAGTGA
- a CDS encoding four helix bundle protein translates to MAEAPDPDIRERTFLYSVRAVRMYEYICKEGKSASGVILGEQFLRCATSLGAAVDEAQHSESRSEYIVRIEEAAKEAREALYWLRLMKDTDTVPSRRIVPFEQDTREIIALLSARASGSRARTAPRRGR, encoded by the coding sequence ATGGCGGAAGCACCGGACCCGGACATTCGCGAACGGACGTTTCTCTATTCCGTGCGGGCGGTCCGCATGTACGAGTACATCTGTAAGGAGGGCAAGAGCGCGTCAGGCGTCATACTCGGCGAACAGTTCCTGCGTTGCGCAACGTCGCTTGGGGCCGCGGTGGACGAGGCGCAGCATTCGGAATCGCGCTCTGAGTACATCGTCCGGATTGAAGAGGCCGCGAAGGAAGCGCGCGAGGCCCTGTACTGGCTGCGGCTCATGAAGGATACCGACACGGTGCCGTCGAGAAGGATTGTCCCGTTTGAACAGGATACGCGCGAAATCATTGCCCTGTTGTCCGCGCGGGCCAGCGGGTCTCGTGCCCGCACCGCGCCCCGGCGGGGTAGGTAA
- a CDS encoding PaaI family thioesterase, with product MNTAENGRVFLPNSRSCFVCGEENIAGLQLRFFVEDGKIKTWFQPKAHHCGYPNVLHGGVVAALLDETIAWAANRALARMTVTAELKLRYRKPVPGDRKMLVWAEITKSNRRIAYGNGAVIDETGEEFARAEGSFIPLSAEQTLAIDDHLIYRGGEERVFDILRNSP from the coding sequence ATGAATACTGCCGAGAATGGCCGAGTCTTTCTGCCGAATTCGCGGTCGTGCTTTGTCTGCGGCGAGGAGAACATTGCCGGCCTTCAGCTCCGGTTTTTCGTGGAAGACGGCAAAATCAAGACGTGGTTTCAACCCAAGGCGCACCACTGCGGTTATCCGAACGTGCTCCACGGAGGCGTCGTGGCCGCGCTGTTGGACGAGACAATTGCCTGGGCCGCGAACCGCGCGCTCGCGCGCATGACGGTCACCGCGGAATTGAAACTGCGCTACCGTAAGCCCGTGCCCGGCGACCGGAAAATGCTGGTGTGGGCCGAAATTACGAAGTCGAACCGGCGCATCGCCTATGGGAACGGGGCGGTAATCGACGAAACGGGGGAGGAGTTCGCGCGCGCGGAGGGGTCGTTCATTCCGTTGTCCGCCGAGCAGACGCTCGCGATCGATGATCACCTGATTTACCGGGGCGGCGAGGAACGCGTTTTCGATATCCTGCGCAACAGCCCATGA
- a CDS encoding PQQ-dependent sugar dehydrogenase, translating to MQLTRFGSIISVLAAQAFAQDAPGGAALYQQFCAQCHGADLRGGNAQSMVDGVWQFGDGKWYLTSNVKHGITDLGMPAYESSMSDAQIGAVVDYILSVEKSTGAAKPPPPAEVQTQDYHVKVDQWVQGLKDPWGIAFPDNDTVLLTEQEGRLRIVRKGALDPAPVNGTPEVLPEGQGGLMDVAVDPDYAENAWVYLAFSHALPEQEDKPALAMTKIVRGKIANGAWTDEQTVFEAPHETYLTTRIHYGCRIVFDTKGHLFFSIGERGMKEHAQDLGRPNGKIHRIRPDGSIPKDNPFARKRGAMRSIYSYGNRNAQGLAIHPETGYLWETEHGPMGGDEINVIEPGKNYGWPVITWGRDYSGAIVSDLTEKDGLEQPASFWRPSIAVCGIDFYSGDQFPKWNNSLLVTALRNEELRIVRVTDKRVMHQEVILKNVGRVRDVGCGPDGAIYVVTNDPGAVLKLTCIKERSYKALQ from the coding sequence ATGCAACTAACTCGATTCGGTTCGATAATTTCGGTTCTCGCCGCACAGGCGTTTGCGCAAGACGCGCCGGGCGGGGCGGCATTATACCAGCAGTTCTGCGCGCAGTGTCACGGCGCGGACTTGCGCGGTGGCAATGCGCAGAGCATGGTGGACGGCGTATGGCAGTTCGGCGACGGCAAATGGTATTTGACGAGCAACGTCAAGCACGGCATCACGGACCTCGGTATGCCCGCGTACGAATCGTCGATGAGTGACGCCCAGATCGGGGCGGTGGTCGATTACATTCTCAGCGTGGAAAAATCCACCGGCGCGGCGAAGCCGCCCCCGCCCGCGGAAGTGCAGACGCAGGATTATCACGTCAAGGTCGACCAATGGGTACAGGGTTTGAAGGACCCCTGGGGTATCGCGTTTCCGGACAACGACACCGTCTTGCTGACGGAACAGGAAGGGCGACTGCGCATCGTGAGGAAAGGCGCGCTGGACCCGGCGCCGGTAAACGGCACTCCGGAAGTCTTGCCTGAGGGCCAGGGGGGCCTGATGGACGTTGCGGTGGACCCCGATTATGCCGAGAACGCTTGGGTGTACCTCGCATTCAGCCACGCGCTGCCGGAACAAGAGGATAAGCCGGCATTGGCGATGACCAAGATCGTGCGCGGGAAGATTGCGAACGGCGCCTGGACTGATGAGCAGACCGTGTTCGAGGCGCCGCACGAGACGTACTTGACCACGCGTATACACTACGGGTGCCGAATCGTGTTCGATACGAAGGGCCATCTATTCTTCTCTATCGGCGAGCGCGGCATGAAGGAACACGCGCAAGACCTGGGACGTCCAAATGGTAAGATTCACCGCATCCGGCCGGACGGAAGTATCCCGAAGGACAACCCCTTCGCGCGAAAGCGCGGCGCAATGCGCAGCATCTATTCCTACGGCAACCGCAATGCGCAGGGCCTCGCGATCCATCCCGAGACCGGCTACCTCTGGGAGACCGAGCACGGCCCCATGGGTGGCGACGAAATCAACGTGATCGAGCCGGGAAAGAATTACGGATGGCCCGTTATTACCTGGGGCCGCGACTACAGCGGCGCGATTGTCTCGGACTTGACGGAAAAGGACGGCTTGGAGCAGCCGGCGTCATTCTGGCGTCCTTCGATTGCAGTATGCGGCATTGACTTCTACTCCGGCGATCAGTTTCCCAAATGGAACAACAGCCTTCTTGTCACTGCGCTGCGAAACGAGGAGCTCCGTATAGTCCGAGTCACGGACAAGCGCGTAATGCACCAGGAAGTCATCCTCAAGAATGTAGGGCGCGTGCGCGACGTTGGCTGCGGCCCGGACGGCGCAATCTACGTTGTGACAAACGACCCCGGCGCAGTGCTAAAGTTGACGTGTATCAAAGAACGGTCCTATAAGGCGCTGCAATGA
- a CDS encoding sulfatase: MTDSIPRRDFMAQAAAAVAVATHAHAASTPARRNIVFILIDDMRFDSMGFMGHPFLETPNLDALARGGIVFERAFVTTSLCSPSRASMLTGLYAHSHKVYDNKSPLDDAIPTFPRMLQEAGYRTAFVGKWHMGGDTDDPRPGFDYWSSFRGQGVYVDPTFNTNGQRKQEAGYVTDLITDKAVAFLRERGDSPICLYVSHKAVHAEFHPAGRHKGCYADKTYPHPASMANTDENYCGKPAWVRAQRHSWHGVDGMYNKETDFDSFARDYCETMRAVDDSVGRIVETLREQGLLNSTLFVFTSDNGFQFGEHGLIDKRTMYEASIRVPCIAHCPDFIKPGAKCGELTANIDFAPTFLEAAGLPVPSSMQGRSLLPLMRGESPEWRDSILYEYLWERSFPQTPTMLGVRTKTHKYIRYHGVWDFYELYDVEKDPDEMTNLLAGYIQDSEGGILEAIIRKKAPDDVKALFEDMTNRLNTLLKESGCLQEPAWIGTQ, translated from the coding sequence GTGACAGATTCCATTCCACGGCGCGACTTCATGGCGCAGGCGGCTGCCGCCGTTGCCGTCGCGACTCACGCCCACGCAGCGTCTACGCCTGCGCGGCGCAACATCGTTTTCATTTTGATCGACGACATGCGCTTCGATTCGATGGGTTTTATGGGGCATCCCTTTCTCGAAACGCCGAATCTCGATGCGCTTGCGCGCGGCGGGATAGTGTTTGAGCGCGCGTTCGTCACCACGTCCTTGTGCTCGCCCAGCCGGGCGTCGATGCTCACCGGGCTTTACGCGCATTCGCACAAGGTCTATGACAACAAGTCGCCGCTCGACGATGCAATCCCGACATTTCCGCGCATGCTGCAGGAAGCTGGCTATCGGACGGCGTTCGTTGGGAAGTGGCATATGGGCGGCGACACCGACGATCCGCGGCCGGGCTTCGATTATTGGTCGTCATTCCGCGGGCAAGGCGTATACGTAGATCCGACATTCAATACGAACGGCCAGCGCAAGCAGGAGGCGGGCTACGTCACCGATTTAATCACGGACAAGGCAGTGGCGTTTCTGCGCGAGCGGGGCGACAGTCCGATTTGCCTCTATGTATCGCACAAGGCTGTGCATGCCGAGTTTCATCCCGCCGGCCGGCACAAGGGTTGTTACGCGGACAAGACGTATCCGCATCCCGCGAGCATGGCGAATACGGACGAGAACTACTGCGGGAAACCCGCGTGGGTGCGCGCGCAACGCCACAGTTGGCATGGCGTGGACGGTATGTACAACAAGGAGACTGATTTTGACTCATTCGCGCGCGATTATTGCGAGACGATGCGCGCGGTGGACGACAGCGTCGGACGAATTGTCGAGACCCTGCGTGAACAGGGGCTGCTCAATTCGACGTTGTTCGTGTTTACGTCGGACAACGGTTTTCAGTTCGGCGAGCATGGGCTGATCGACAAGCGAACCATGTACGAAGCGTCGATCCGCGTGCCGTGCATCGCGCACTGTCCGGACTTCATCAAGCCGGGAGCGAAGTGCGGCGAGTTGACTGCGAACATCGACTTTGCGCCGACGTTTCTTGAAGCTGCGGGCCTGCCCGTGCCGTCGAGCATGCAGGGGCGCTCGCTGCTGCCCTTAATGAGGGGCGAATCGCCGGAGTGGCGCGACTCGATCCTGTACGAATACCTCTGGGAACGGTCGTTTCCGCAAACGCCGACGATGCTGGGAGTGCGCACGAAGACGCACAAGTATATCCGCTACCACGGCGTGTGGGACTTCTACGAACTCTACGACGTCGAGAAGGACCCGGACGAAATGACGAATCTGCTGGCAGGCTACATTCAGGATTCGGAGGGCGGCATCCTCGAAGCAATTATTCGCAAGAAAGCGCCGGACGACGTGAAGGCCCTGTTCGAGGACATGACGAACCGGCTCAACACACTTCTCAAGGAATCCGGCTGTTTGCAGGAACCCGCATGGATAGGGACACAATGA
- a CDS encoding DUF2905 domain-containing protein, translating to MDTQFLGRALIGLGVVIVIAGLVVYFGGKAGFFGLGKLPGDVRIERESFSFYFPITTSIIVSIILTLLLVVLSKFR from the coding sequence ATGGACACGCAATTCTTGGGACGCGCCCTGATTGGCCTGGGAGTCGTAATCGTGATAGCCGGGTTGGTCGTGTATTTCGGCGGCAAGGCGGGGTTCTTTGGGCTGGGTAAGCTGCCGGGGGACGTGCGCATCGAGCGGGAAAGCTTCAGCTTCTATTTCCCGATTACGACGTCGATCATTGTCAGCATAATTCTGACCCTTCTACTGGTTGTCCTATCGAAGTTCCGCTAG
- a CDS encoding TIGR01777 family protein, with translation MRIVIGGASGLIGSALVKTLRADGHDVRRLVRGQPMGGDISWDPGAGRLDASALNGVEALIHLSGESVASGRWTAAKKTAIRDSRVKSTSLLASALASIDEPPKTWLCASAIGYYGNRGSEWLDEGSAAGAGFLAEVCKEWETATKPAADGGLRVVNLRFGVVLSVEGGAFRQMMMAFKMGVGGVIGSGEQYISWITLNDAVRAVVCALENPFIAGPMNVVSPSPVTNRELTQTLGRALRRPTILAVPAFAARLVFGEMADEMFLASTRVRPKQLLDSGFTFSAPDLASALESLLKVAP, from the coding sequence ATGCGAATTGTTATCGGTGGCGCAAGCGGCTTAATCGGGTCCGCGCTGGTCAAGACATTGCGCGCGGATGGGCACGACGTACGCAGGCTGGTACGAGGTCAGCCAATGGGTGGGGATATTTCATGGGACCCCGGCGCCGGTCGGCTCGACGCGTCGGCCTTGAATGGCGTGGAAGCGCTAATCCACCTCTCGGGCGAAAGCGTCGCGAGCGGGCGGTGGACTGCCGCAAAGAAAACGGCGATTCGCGACAGCCGTGTAAAGTCCACATCACTTCTGGCTTCCGCGCTTGCGTCCATCGACGAGCCTCCGAAAACGTGGCTCTGCGCGTCGGCGATCGGGTACTACGGCAATCGCGGCAGCGAATGGCTCGACGAGGGTTCCGCGGCGGGTGCGGGGTTTCTCGCGGAGGTCTGCAAGGAATGGGAGACGGCGACGAAGCCCGCGGCGGACGGCGGCCTTCGCGTCGTCAATTTGCGTTTCGGCGTCGTTCTCAGCGTCGAGGGCGGGGCATTCAGGCAAATGATGATGGCGTTCAAGATGGGCGTCGGCGGCGTTATTGGCAGCGGCGAACAGTACATCAGTTGGATTACGCTAAACGACGCTGTGCGCGCAGTCGTATGCGCCCTGGAAAACCCGTTCATCGCCGGCCCGATGAACGTTGTGTCCCCGAGTCCTGTCACGAACCGCGAACTGACTCAGACGCTGGGCCGTGCGCTCCGCCGCCCCACGATCCTTGCGGTGCCCGCCTTCGCCGCGCGACTTGTGTTCGGCGAGATGGCGGACGAAATGTTTCTCGCCAGCACGCGCGTCCGCCCCAAACAACTCCTCGATTCCGGTTTCACTTTCTCAGCGCCGGACCTCGCGTCCGCTCTGGAATCGTTGTTGAAAGTTGCCCCGTAG
- a CDS encoding amino acid permease has product MSSAEPPHLERTLGFWALLAYGVGDMLGAGIYALVGKVAGLSGMLSWMSFAVASVAATLTACVYAELATRFPQSGGAAYYCERAFRKPALSVFIGWLVLCSGVVSMATSSLAFAGYLTKLVEPLPAPVAVCGFLFVVGTIAIRGIRESSTSNIICTMIELSGLLIVVTTGLALFFGGGPPKIELATPPPEVTTWAPLLILQGAGLAFFACIGFEDIANVAEEVKKPERTIPTALLSAMAIVGAVYMLVAFVSTRTLPPHELASSEAPLLSVVERTAPWSLKFFGVIAMFAVANTSLLNCVMGSRLLHGMSREGLVPEWLGRIHPTRHTPYVATVIVIAIALVLALTGTVGHLGGTTSVLLLAVFIVIDIALLKIRRRETEYFGFRVPWFVPVASMAICLVLIVFSQQASIRIAAVLGALGAVIACTRWNQRSRIT; this is encoded by the coding sequence ATGTCCAGCGCGGAACCTCCCCACCTCGAGCGCACGCTCGGATTCTGGGCCCTCCTCGCGTATGGGGTGGGCGACATGCTTGGCGCCGGCATCTACGCGCTTGTCGGCAAAGTCGCCGGCTTGTCCGGAATGTTGTCGTGGATGTCCTTTGCCGTCGCGAGCGTTGCGGCCACGCTGACGGCGTGCGTGTACGCGGAACTTGCGACGCGGTTCCCGCAGAGCGGCGGCGCGGCCTATTACTGCGAACGCGCGTTCCGAAAGCCCGCGTTGTCCGTGTTCATCGGATGGCTTGTGCTGTGCTCCGGTGTCGTCTCGATGGCGACGTCGTCGCTCGCATTTGCAGGATATTTGACTAAACTCGTCGAGCCGCTTCCAGCGCCCGTGGCCGTCTGCGGGTTCCTTTTCGTCGTGGGAACGATCGCAATTCGCGGCATTCGGGAATCTTCCACCTCGAACATTATCTGCACCATGATCGAGCTTTCCGGTCTGCTTATCGTGGTGACGACCGGGCTGGCGCTGTTTTTCGGCGGCGGTCCGCCCAAGATTGAACTCGCAACACCGCCGCCGGAAGTAACGACATGGGCGCCATTGCTCATCCTGCAAGGCGCGGGGCTTGCCTTCTTTGCGTGCATCGGGTTCGAGGACATCGCGAATGTCGCGGAAGAGGTCAAGAAGCCGGAACGCACGATTCCAACGGCGCTGCTGTCGGCGATGGCAATCGTCGGCGCGGTCTATATGCTGGTCGCGTTCGTGTCGACGCGTACGCTTCCGCCGCACGAACTCGCATCGAGCGAGGCGCCGTTGCTCTCGGTTGTTGAACGTACCGCGCCATGGTCATTGAAGTTTTTTGGCGTTATCGCAATGTTCGCCGTTGCGAATACAAGCCTCTTGAATTGCGTAATGGGTTCGCGCCTACTCCACGGGATGTCGCGCGAGGGCTTGGTGCCGGAGTGGCTGGGCCGAATCCATCCCACGCGCCACACGCCTTACGTAGCGACGGTCATTGTCATCGCCATCGCGCTCGTGCTCGCGTTGACGGGCACTGTCGGGCACCTTGGCGGCACCACGAGCGTATTGCTGCTGGCCGTATTCATTGTGATCGACATTGCGCTCCTGAAGATTCGGCGCCGGGAGACCGAATATTTCGGCTTTCGCGTTCCGTGGTTTGTCCCCGTCGCGAGCATGGCAATATGTTTGGTGCTTATCGTGTTTTCTCAGCAGGCGTCGATTCGGATCGCCGCGGTGCTGGGCGCGCTGGGGGCCGTAATTGCGTGCACGCGTTGGAACCAACGGTCGCGCATTACATGA
- a CDS encoding DUF1501 domain-containing protein: MHPFQEHALQLTRRHFLGRTAKGIGSVALASLLNPGLFAEAAPDESWRGVVQPLHFAPKAKRVIHLVMSGGPSHLETFDYKPKLGEMAGKPMPESFTKGQPIAQLQIEAQLKCLAPQHAFHTFGKSGQVISEIFPHIAKIADDICIIRSMQTEQINHDPANTFMNSGTSISGRPSMGSWVLYGLGSETQNLPGFVVLTSAGGGQNQPIAARQWHSGFLPSKFQGVKLHSSGDPVNYVANPPGVSDAQQRDVVDAIAELNAIRQDSVDDPEIATRISQYEMAFRMQSSVPDLVDFSDEPQHIRDLYGTAGGDGTFASNCLLARRLAERGVRFIQVYHRGWDHHGGVKQGTATTAKLTDQASAALVTDLKQRGMLDDTLVIWGGEFGRTPMAQGDGRDHHIKGYSIWMAGGGIKPGFSFGATDELGYNAVADKVHVHDWHATILHLLGIDHLKLTYRFQGRDFRLTDVFGNVVTPIIV, from the coding sequence ATGCACCCATTTCAAGAACACGCCCTGCAGCTCACGCGGCGCCATTTCCTCGGGCGCACCGCGAAGGGCATTGGCAGCGTCGCGCTGGCGTCGCTGTTGAATCCGGGCCTGTTTGCCGAAGCGGCGCCGGACGAGTCGTGGCGCGGCGTAGTGCAGCCGCTGCACTTTGCGCCCAAGGCGAAGCGCGTGATCCATCTGGTTATGTCCGGTGGGCCTTCGCACCTCGAAACGTTTGACTACAAGCCCAAGCTCGGCGAGATGGCCGGAAAGCCCATGCCGGAGTCATTTACGAAGGGCCAGCCAATTGCGCAGCTACAGATCGAAGCGCAGCTAAAATGCCTTGCGCCGCAACATGCGTTCCACACATTCGGAAAGTCCGGCCAAGTCATCAGCGAGATTTTTCCACATATCGCGAAGATTGCGGACGACATTTGCATCATCCGCTCGATGCAGACCGAGCAAATCAACCACGATCCCGCGAATACCTTCATGAACTCCGGCACGTCGATTTCGGGACGGCCCAGCATGGGGTCGTGGGTGTTGTACGGACTGGGCAGCGAAACGCAGAACCTGCCCGGCTTTGTTGTGCTCACGTCGGCGGGCGGCGGGCAGAACCAGCCCATCGCGGCTCGCCAGTGGCACAGCGGTTTTCTGCCGAGCAAATTCCAGGGGGTAAAGCTGCATTCCTCGGGCGATCCGGTGAACTACGTCGCGAACCCGCCGGGCGTGTCCGACGCGCAGCAACGCGATGTCGTCGATGCGATTGCAGAGCTGAACGCGATCCGGCAGGATTCGGTCGACGACCCCGAAATCGCCACGCGCATCAGCCAATACGAAATGGCGTTTCGCATGCAATCGAGCGTACCCGACCTCGTCGATTTTTCGGACGAGCCACAGCACATACGGGACCTGTACGGCACAGCGGGCGGGGACGGAACCTTCGCGTCGAACTGCCTGCTTGCGCGCCGGCTCGCCGAACGCGGCGTGCGGTTCATTCAGGTGTACCATCGCGGTTGGGACCATCACGGCGGCGTGAAGCAGGGCACGGCCACGACGGCAAAACTCACCGATCAGGCAAGCGCGGCGCTGGTAACCGATCTCAAACAGCGCGGTATGCTGGACGACACGCTCGTGATTTGGGGCGGCGAATTCGGGCGCACGCCGATGGCGCAGGGTGACGGCCGCGATCACCACATCAAGGGCTACTCGATCTGGATGGCGGGCGGCGGCATCAAACCGGGATTCAGCTTCGGCGCGACAGACGAACTGGGTTACAACGCCGTTGCCGACAAGGTCCACGTGCATGACTGGCACGCGACCATCCTCCACCTGCTCGGCATCGATCACCTCAAGCTTACCTACCGCTTCCAGGGCCGCGACTTCCGGCTCACCGACGTATTCGGAAACGTCGTTACTCCGATCATCGTGTGA